Proteins from one Malaya genurostris strain Urasoe2022 chromosome 2, Malgen_1.1, whole genome shotgun sequence genomic window:
- the LOC131429755 gene encoding acid phosphatase type 7, whose product MIRRNMVPETITASFVLLLSVARLASGQVFYYQPEQVHLAFGESTNEIVVTWSTMTATNESMVEYGIGGYALRETGTEEKFVDGGSQRHTQYIHRVVLKDLQPSSRYEYHCGSKMGWSAEFYFHTVPEGSDWAPSLAIFGDMGNENAQSMARLQEDTQRHMYDAILHVGDFAYDMNSENALVGDQFMKQIETIAAYTPYMVCAGNHEEKYNFSNYRARFSMPGGTDNLMYSFNLGPVHFIGFSTEVYYFMNYGLKTLINQYEWLRRDLEEANRPENRAQQPWIVTYGHRPMYCSNENDNDCTHSETLVRVGLPFTHWFGLEDLFYEHGVDVEIWAHEHSYERLWPIYDYKVYNGSHDEPYRNPRAPVHLVTGSAGCKEGREPFIRKMPEWSAIHSQDYGYTRMKALNRTHLYFEQISVDKEGAVIDSFTIVKQQHLPYKQLLQEDGSNQD is encoded by the exons ATGATTCGTAGGAACATGGTTCCGGAAACGATAACAGCATCGTTCGTGCTGTTACTGAGCGTGGCACGATTGGCAAGTGGCCAAGTTTTCTACTATCAACCGGAACAGGTTCATCTGGCCTTCGGTGAATCGACGAACGAAATCGTTGTTACCTGGAGCACCATGACGGCAACGAACGAATCGATGGTGGAGTATGGAATCGGTGGATATGCGTTGCG AGAAACGGGTACTGAGGAAAAATTCGTCGACGGAGGTTCCCAGCGGCACACACAATACATTCACCGGGTGGTGCTGAAGGATTTGCAACCATCGTCCCGCTATGAGTATCACTGTGGCAGTAAGATGGGTTGGTCGGCCGAGTTTTATTTCCACACCGTTCCGGAGGGTTCCGATTGGGCTCCGTCGTTGGCCATTTTCGGTGATATGGGTAATGAGAATGCACAATCGATGGCCAGGTTACAGGAGGATACCCAAAGGCACATGTACGATGCGATCCTGCACGTTGGGGACTTTGCCTACGACATGAACTCGGAGAATGCTCTGGTCGGGGATCAGTTCATGAAACAGATCGAAACGATTGCGGCCTACACCCCGTATATGGTGTGCGCTGGTAATCACGAGGAGAAGTA CAATTTTTCCAACTACCGTGCCCGCTTCAGTATGCCGGGTGGAACGGACAATCTGATGTACAGCTTTAACCTGGGACCGGTGCATTTTATCGGATTCTCGACTGAGGTCTATTACTTTATGAATTACGGACTGAAGACGTTGATTAATCAGTACGAGTGGCTACGACGTGATTTGGAGGAGGCAAACCGACCAGAAAACCGCGCTCAACAGCCATGGATTGTGACCTACGGTCACCGGCCGATGTACTGCAGCAATGAGAATGATAACGATTGCACCCATAGTGAAACGTTGGTGCGCGTTGGGCTTCCATTCACGCACTGGTTTGGCCTGGAGGATCTGTTTTACGAGCACGGTGTGGACGTGGAAATCTGGGCTCACGAGCATTCGTATGAGCGGCTTTGGCCTATCTACGACTACAAG GTTTACAATGGTTCTCACGATGAACCGTATCGTAACCCACGGGCACCGGTCCACTTGGTTACTGGTTCGGCCGGTTGCAAGGAAGGACGTGAACCGTTTATACGCAAAATGCCCGAATGGAGTGCTATTCACAGCCAGGACTACGGTTATACTCGTATGAAGGCGTTGAACCGGACCCATCTGTATTTCGAGCAGATTTCAGTCGATAAAGAAGGTGCTGTCATCGATTCTTTCACCATTGTCAAGCAGCAGCACTTGCCGTACAAGCAACTGCTACAAGAGGACGGGTCAAATCAAGACTAA
- the LOC131429756 gene encoding beta-1,3-galactosyltransferase 5 produces the protein MRKFHRFLAFTVALLILYLVYRYSFKTDSEENYLFLKPLDTGAGTGLAGRGFLTLLQPDEPKDIPTKQTADPNRLIDLTDFRYRIENDICKENGSFSELLGVILVTSYVGHDSLRSAHRQAISQQKLISMGMLRIFSLASIPAKEKFITQTAIEHEQKLFGDIIQGEFTEAYRNLSYKHIMNLKWGTEHCTRAKFLVKMDDDIVFDPFYIQNHLSDLDQQNRKQLLAGFTFTNKKVIRIEANKWFVSKREFSRDVYPSYLSGWLYITNQPTARQLVLQSEQVPFFWIDDTYVTGILAERARITLTNLNRWFSANSEFLDCCIRDMKRYSYQCDYYVGPNGGNNNLIVDFVQELERCYDNACYQRPNGKPLTKTCVAEYKQNVQDNGNPQVSRMRLR, from the exons ATGAGAAAGTTTCACCGTTTTCTAGCCTTCACCGTGGCCTTGCTCATCCTGTACCTGGTATATCGTTATTCCTTTAAAACCGACAGTGAAGAaaactatttgtttttgaaaCCACTGGACACTGGCGCCGGCACGGGTCTGGCTGGAAGGGGATTCCTAACACTGCTTCAACCCGACGAACCGAAAGATATTCCAACAAAGCAAACAGCAGATCCGAACAGACTGATCGATTTGACTGACTTTCGGTACAGAATTGAAAACGATATTTGCAAGGAAAATGGCAGCTTTTCGGAGTTATTAG GTGTCATTCTAGTCACGTCGTACGTCGGTCATGACTCGCTCCGTTCTGCACACCGACAGGCCATTTCGCAGCAGAAACTCATATCGATGGGAATGTTAAGGATTTTCTCACTGGCAAGCATTCCCGCGAAGGAAAAGTTTATAACACAAACTGCCATCGAACACGAGCAAAAACTGTTCGGAGATATCATTCAAGGGGAGTTCACTGAAGCCTACAGGAATTTAAGCTACAAGCATATAATGAACCTTAAATGGGGTACTGAACATTGTACAAGAGCTAAATTTCTGGTGAAAATGGACGACGATATCGTATTCGATCCGTTCTATATTCAGAACCACTTATCGGATTTGGACCAACAGAACAGAAAGCAACTGTTGGCTGGTTTTACGTTCACCAATAAAAAGGTTATTCGGATTGAAGCGAACAAATGGTTCGTGTCTAAGAGGGAGTTTAGCCGTGATGTCTACCCATCGTACCTGTCCGGATGGTTGTACATTACCAATCAACCGACGGCCCGTCAACTGGTGCTACAATCGGAACAGGTTCCGTTTTTCTGGATCGATGACACATACGTCACCGGAATTCTGGCGGAACGTGCTCGCATTACGCTCACCAATCTCAACCGGTGGTTCAGTGCCAACTCGGAGTTTCTGGACTGTTGCATTCGGGACATGAAGCGCTATTCGTACCAGTGTGACTATTATGTCGGCCCGAACGGGGGTAACAACAATCTGATAGTGGACTTTGTCCAGGAACTGGAACGATGCTACGACAATGCTTGCTACCAGCGGCCTAACGGGAAACCCCTGACGAAAACTTGCGTTGCTGAGTACAAACAGAATGTTCAGGATAATGGCAATCCGCAGGTCAGTCGGATGCGACTCAGGTAA